Below is a window of Thermoanaerobaculia bacterium DNA.
GGTGAGCTTGTGCTGCTTCGGCATGGGGGCGATTATCCGCCAAACAATGCCGCCGATCCGGCGGAGCGAACCCGGTTCGCCTCAGCCCGTGCGCGACGACCGAGGAGTCGCGTTCGCGGGACCTGCCAGGAGCTCGTCGTGCAACGACGCCACCCGCTCGACGGTGTCGATCTCGGAAACCGGCTTGTCGCGGCGCAGCCGCAGGATCCGGGGAAAGCGAAGCGCGTAGCCCGACTTGTGGCGCTTCGACTGCTGGATCCCGTCGAAGGCGACCTCGAGGACGACTTCCGGGCGGACGAGGCGGGTCCGGCCGTACATCTTCTCGGTGATCCTCTTGAAGGTCGCGGTCATTTCCGCGATCTCCGCGTCGGTCAGGCCCGAGTACGCCTTGCCGACGTTGACGAGCGAGCCGTCCGTTGCGCGGACGGCGAACGTCAGGTCCGAGAGGAGCCCGGCGCGCTTGCCGTGCCCGGGTTCGGCCGCCGTCACGACGACGTCGAGAGTCGCGCGGGCTTTCTTGTACTTGAGCCAGCTCCGGCCGCGCTTGCCGGGCGCGTAGGTCGCACTCTCGTCCTTGATCATGAGCCCCTCGTTCCCGTGCGCGATCGCGGCGTCGAAGAGACGCTCGAGGTCGGCCGCGCTCTGCGCGCGCGAGACCGGCGAGAGGAAGGCGCCGGGCGGGAGGACGAGCGATTCGAGCCTCTTGCGGCGCTCCGCGAACGGGAGGTCGATCACGAGCTCGTTCTTCCACGCGAGAAGGTCGTAGAAGACGAAGACGAGCGGGACCTCGGCCGCGAGCGCGGCGTCGACCTTCTTGCGCCCGAGCCGCTTCTGGAGGCGGCCGAACGGGAGGGCGCGGCCGTTCTCCCAGGCGAGGATCTCGCCGTCGGCGACGAGCGGGACCGCCAAGCCGGCCAGGCGTTTCGCGATCTCGGGAAACGATCGCGTGACCTCGTCGAGGGTGCGCGAGAAGAGCGCGACCCGGCCCGAAGAGAGCGCTTCGGACGGAGCGACGTGCGCCTGCGCGCGAACGCCGTCGAACTTCTCCTCGACGACGATCCGCTCCCACGGAAGCTCGTCGCCCGGCTCGTACACGGCGGCGAGCTGGAACCCGAGCGGGTGAAAGAGGACGAGCTCGGCCTCGGAGAGTCGTCCGGCGCGTGCGAGCCCGGCGACGCGGCCGACGTCGCCCGACAACAGGTTCGCGCGCTGGACCGCCTCGACCGGGACAGAGAACGCCCGGGCGATCGCCTGCTCGAGGAGGAGCATCGAAAGGCCCGTCCGCTGCCCGCCGGTCGCGAGCTTCACCATTTCCTTCAGAACGTCGGGAGCCAGAGGCGCGAGCGTCCCGGCGAGAAGCGACAGCTTCGGCTCGACGCCGCGCGTGGCGGCGAGGCGATCGAAGAACTCCGCCGCCTCGGAGAGCCGGAGGTCCTCTTCCCTTCCGCGCCCGCGCTGGAGGAGCGCGAACGTCTCTCCCGCGTCCCCCACCTCGCGGAAACAGTCGCCGAGCGTCTCGTCGTCGATCTCCGGGAACATCGCGCGCCCCGTGCGGTAGATCGCGGAGCCGCCGACCGAGAGCGTCCGCTCCTCGCGCGCGGAGAACGGCCGCCCCGACAGGAACCGCGCGGCGATCGGGAGCGAGGCGGGATCGAGGGCGCCGAGATAGCCCGCGGCGAGGTCGATCTTCCCCGACGTGCGGCGCGTCGCGCGAAGGTTCGCGGCGACGAGCGCGAACCCCTTCACGTCTCCTCCGGGCGCGCGGCGGGGAGCGGAGCGGCGTCGATTCCGGCGAGCGCGAGGACGCGTGAGAAGGGCTCGGCGAACCCGTGGACCGTGAAGACCCTCCGCGCGCGCGAGACCTCCGCGATCCGCCGGAGACCGTCGAAGTCGGCATGGTCCGAGAGCGGGACGAGGCCGTGCGCGCCGTAGCGCTCGTACGCGGCGTCGAGGAGCGCCCACCCGGTCACCGCGACGACGCGAACCTTCCGGCGTCGGGCGACGATCGGCTGGTTCCGGCAGGCGGGCGGGACGACGAGCGCGCGGCCGTCGAGGTTCCCCTCCTCGTACGGCGCCGCTTCCGGAAAGGAGACCCCGAACGACTCGTACACCTTCGTCATCTTCGCGATCGCGCCGTGGAGCGAGGTCGGGATCCCTCCTTCTCCGAGGATCTTCGCGATCTCCGGCCCCTTCCCGAGGGCGTACCCGAGGAAGACCGGCGTCTCCCCTTCGGCGAGCGCGGCGCGGGCGTGCGCGAGGATCGCCGCGCGAAGCGCTTCGACCGGCGGGAACCGGAAGACCGGAAGCCCGAACGTCGACTCCATGACGAGCAGGTCGCACTCCGGGATCTCGGCCGGGGCGCACGTGAGCGAAGGCCGGAGCTTGACGTCTCCCGTGCAGAAGAGGCGCTCGCCGCCGCATTCGACGAGGACGCCCGCGGAACCGAGGATGTGGCCGGCCGGGAAGAAGGTCAGGCGCGCGGGCGCTGCTCCGGGCCGGCGCAGGTCGACGGGCGCGCCGCACGCCGCCTCGACCGTGGCGGGTGCGGCCCCCGTGCGGACCCGAAGCACCGCCGCGGTCTCGGGCGTGGCGTAGAGGAGCCCCGGAAGCGCGCGGGCGTGGTCGCCGTGGGCGTGGGTGATCGCCGCGGCCTCGACCGGCAGGACCGGATCGACGTGGAGGCCGACGTCGGGAAGGAAGAGGCCGGCCGGCGTGGACTCGACGCGCACGATGCAGAGCGTAGCAAGGGGTCAGCCATTCCCGGGCGCGGCATTCTCAAGGCCAGCGCGAGCCCGCGGAGGCTCGTCTATCATCCAGCGAATGAACGATACCTTGATGGATCGCCAAGCGCCCCTGGAGATGTCTCCCGAAGAGTTCCGGACCCTCGGGCATTCCCTCGTCGACCGGATCGCCGGGTTCCTCGGCTCGCTCCGCGACGGGCCGGTGACTCCCGCCGAGACGCCGGCCGAGGTGCGCGCGGTCCTCG
It encodes the following:
- a CDS encoding MBL fold metallo-hydrolase, producing MRVESTPAGLFLPDVGLHVDPVLPVEAAAITHAHGDHARALPGLLYATPETAAVLRVRTGAAPATVEAACGAPVDLRRPGAAPARLTFFPAGHILGSAGVLVECGGERLFCTGDVKLRPSLTCAPAEIPECDLLVMESTFGLPVFRFPPVEALRAAILAHARAALAEGETPVFLGYALGKGPEIAKILGEGGIPTSLHGAIAKMTKVYESFGVSFPEAAPYEEGNLDGRALVVPPACRNQPIVARRRKVRVVAVTGWALLDAAYERYGAHGLVPLSDHADFDGLRRIAEVSRARRVFTVHGFAEPFSRVLALAGIDAAPLPAARPEET
- a CDS encoding ATP-dependent DNA ligase; the protein is MKGFALVAANLRATRRTSGKIDLAAGYLGALDPASLPIAARFLSGRPFSAREERTLSVGGSAIYRTGRAMFPEIDDETLGDCFREVGDAGETFALLQRGRGREEDLRLSEAAEFFDRLAATRGVEPKLSLLAGTLAPLAPDVLKEMVKLATGGQRTGLSMLLLEQAIARAFSVPVEAVQRANLLSGDVGRVAGLARAGRLSEAELVLFHPLGFQLAAVYEPGDELPWERIVVEEKFDGVRAQAHVAPSEALSSGRVALFSRTLDEVTRSFPEIAKRLAGLAVPLVADGEILAWENGRALPFGRLQKRLGRKKVDAALAAEVPLVFVFYDLLAWKNELVIDLPFAERRKRLESLVLPPGAFLSPVSRAQSAADLERLFDAAIAHGNEGLMIKDESATYAPGKRGRSWLKYKKARATLDVVVTAAEPGHGKRAGLLSDLTFAVRATDGSLVNVGKAYSGLTDAEIAEMTATFKRITEKMYGRTRLVRPEVVLEVAFDGIQQSKRHKSGYALRFPRILRLRRDKPVSEIDTVERVASLHDELLAGPANATPRSSRTG